A segment of the Candidatus Zixiibacteriota bacterium genome:
TCATATTCTTCCTCGGGCACCTCCAGAAATTCACCGACCGGTTTGACCAGCTTGCGGTAATTCATGGTGGCTTTAACGGTCATTTCACCCGGGGAGACTTCATACGGCAAATCAAAAGTGTAAGTTTCCATCTTGGTCTCGCGAGGTCCGATTCTGTAATCGGGACCGAATGATTTAGTATTCCACTGCTGTATGGTCATGCGGCCTTCAGGATCGAGATAGGCCATCCTGAAGATCCGGTCTCCGATGGGGACATCCTCGCGCCTGACACCCTCAAAATTCGGCTTGCCCAGCGGGATCCCCATGTCCTGGTAAGCCAGCTCATCGGTGGCAATAGTATATTCTTCACCCTCGAAACCTTTCTTGTCGACCGGCAGATGGTAGACATTGCCGTCGGCATCGACAGCCTCAACATGGACCCATACAATGCGATCCTCGACCGAACCTGTAGGGAATTTATGTCCGGTTTTCTGGTTGAAGAGAGCCAGGGTAAACTTCACTGTTTCACCCGGGACAGTTTCCCTGATGTCTGGATGAATCCTGAGTTCTATCGTGCCGGCGATCTTACCGGGATCATGGGCGCCGTGGAAGAGATGCTGGGCGGCGTCGTCATATACATTACCCATGGAAGAGGTCTTGCTTTTAGCGTAGGTCATATGACACTGCTGGCAGGGCACACCCTGTTCAGCATAGGGACCCTCCTTCCATTCGAGATGAGTTGATTTAACCCAGGCCCCAAAAGGACTCTTTTCGTTGTGGCAGGTACCGCAGAATTCGGCTGTGCCCATAAACTCGGATTTTTCGATCTTATGGTTGGGGGATTCGCCTGTCGCGCGGGTGCCGTACTTAATGTCGCCCGGTTCGGAGATCCAGTTGAAATTGAATGGTGTATCTCCGACAAATCCGGTTATTGAATGGCACACTTCGCAGGATACCGATTCATTGGCCCGAGATCCCTCAGACGGTGGTGGTGGAGTGACATCACCGGCCAGAAAGGCCAGTGGAGTATGACATCCGTTACAACCGTCGGCAACTCCTTCCATATTTTTATCTGCTTCCTGATGAGGTACAGCCAGCTTAAAGTATTCGATCTCGTCCCAGTGATGAGTGTACGCCTGCGACATCATGGCCTGTTGCCATTGACGATAAAAATCGACATGACATGAACTACCACAGTACTCGGGGGTATCATAGTCATCATACGATCTTGTGCCCAGGGCCTCTTCACCGACTTTGGGCCAGCCTTCTTCTTCTGCAGTAACTGAAGCTACCAGTAAAATCAGTAATATCACAGGCAGAACAGATTTAATTGCTAAAGGGATTTTTTGATTGATTTTGGACAAATTTTGCATGGTCATCTCCGATTTAGTATTTCTCTCAACAATATCAATATATGAAATACGTTACGCTATCACAAATTATTAGTGTAAATTGTTAGTATACCAGAGCTTATCAGTCCGGATTGCTTTTTGACACAATCATTCGTATTATCTGTTTATGGAATTGATCGAACAGTTGAAAGATACGCGTCTATGCTCGGGTTTGAATGATGATGAGCTTTTGCAGGTTGCAGATATAGTCACCACAAAAAACTTGAGAAAAGGTGAGATATTGTTTTTTGAGGGTGATCGGGCTGAAGGTTTTTATCTTCTGCTTGCCGGCCTTGTAAAGATCTATAAGCTGGCGCAGTCCGGTAAGGAACAGCTCTTGCACCGCATTGCACCCGGTCAGATTTTCGCTGAGGCGGCTGTCTTTGCGGGGGGTAAATTCCCGGCTAACTGCGAAGCGCTCGAAAACAGCCGGGTAGCATTTGTTCCCAGCCGGCGCTTCATCGAATTGCTCAAAGCCAACCCGCAGATATCGCTTAAAATCATTACCGCCCAGGCCGCCTTTCTGCGCGAGTTCACGGAATTGATCGAAAACATTTCCCTGCGAGAAGTTCCCGCCCGTATTGCATTCTATCTTCTCGATCAGGCGAACAGGATAAATTCTGATACTGTTCAGCTCGATCTCTCCAAGACCGAACTGGCCCGTAAACTGGGAACCATTGCCGAAACTTTCTCCCGGGGCCTGCGCAAGCTCATTGACCTGGAAGCTCTCGCCATTGATGGCAAGCAGATTAGAATCAAAAACCGTCAGCTTTTGAGCGAAATCGCCGAAGGCAAAAAAATCTGAGCAACTTGACCTGGGTCAAGGATTTATTTACTCGCATTTACG
Coding sequences within it:
- a CDS encoding cyclic nucleotide-binding domain-containing protein — protein: MELIEQLKDTRLCSGLNDDELLQVADIVTTKNLRKGEILFFEGDRAEGFYLLLAGLVKIYKLAQSGKEQLLHRIAPGQIFAEAAVFAGGKFPANCEALENSRVAFVPSRRFIELLKANPQISLKIITAQAAFLREFTELIENISLREVPARIAFYLLDQANRINSDTVQLDLSKTELARKLGTIAETFSRGLRKLIDLEALAIDGKQIRIKNRQLLSEIAEGKKI